The following DNA comes from Erinaceus europaeus unplaced genomic scaffold, mEriEur2.1 scaffold_553, whole genome shotgun sequence.
GAGAGTTGCTCTGGCAAAGTAAGGTAGCCAGGAGGGCCCATGGTGAAGGCCAGTACAGGGCCAGTACAGGGTCACTAAACCTCAAAACGTCTCTCCTGTTCAGTTCCAGAAGGTTCCCAGGATGCTTGATTGGATTAACTTAGAGTTGGGTTGTTCTCAAAATGAGACTGTGATTTAGAAAAATTCCTAGGAAGGCCTTCATCCTCTGATAAACAGCTCAGAATCTCAGAAGTTCTGCTTCCTCTCTTGAGTTTCTCagtcaggttttttgtttgtttttgcctgtgtGCTCTGAGGTCGACAGTTACACTCTGTGCCGAGGACAGAGCTGGCGGCCTTGCGTATTTATAAATGTAGTTGCTATATAGTTTTATTCTCCTGTCTACTAGAGCTTTTCAAGGTCAGAACTTACCataaagaaaactatttttgaaatatttattgagagtgaaagaaactAATTTTTCATAAGCTTAGTTCTGTTGGCATTGCATTGGCTGGAGTGTCCAAGTTTCAAAGACATTTGTGAACTCCTTGAAATGCTTCCCTGGAGCAATAGCTAAGAGCACACGGCCCATTTTTTATCAGCAGGAAACCGGACTCTTCTTGGGTACATTTTTTAGCataataaacacatttttaaaatttattttttatttaagaaaggataaatgaacaaaaccatagggtaggaggggtacaactctacacaattcccaccacccaatctccatatcccatcccctcccctgatagctttcccattctctagccctctgggagcatggacccagggtcattgtgggagcagaaggtgggaggtctggcttctgtaattgcttccccgctgaacatgggcgttgactggtcggtccatactcccagcctgcctctctctttccctagtagggtgggtctctggggaagcggagctccaggacgcattggtggggtcgtcagtccagggaagcctggccggcatcctgatggcatctgaaacctggtggctgaaaagagagttaacatacaaagccaaacaaattgttgagcaatcatggacccaaagcttggaatagtggagaggaagtgttaggggggtactcactgcaaactccagtgtacttctgctttcaggtatatattttgccctagtttatggatacatgtgaacatatgctctctctcacagagcctggtctatatctaggtgttgggactttgttagaaagtgatccacctgggatggaattagagaatactatgaaaggaaaggtctcacataaTAATAGCATAATAAACACATTTTTACAAAAAAATGGCTTTGGATGTGTGACATAGGAGTGAGGTGTTGAAGCAAATCTGATTGACATCGGTGAGCCATCAGCTCAAACGCTAACTCCCCTCTAACTTGGCACCAGTGTAACTTAACTCGCTGTCTCCAGCACTGGACATCACTCCTTTCTCACCCATAAGAGACGCTTCACCTTGCTctccctttcaccttctctttctccaGACTGGAGACTGCATTTAGCATGATGGCAGCCACATTCAGAAAGCTTCCCTCATTCCACATTTACTCCAAAGTTTCAATCAACCAGCAATAAATCCTAAAAACATGTTTGCCTACATGACGGAGAGCTCCACCAGCAacgggttttttgttgtttttttttttttcctgtagggttattactggggctcggtgcctgcactatgaatccactgctcctggaagccattttccccattttgttgtccttgttgttacccttgttgttgtcgttataattactgttgccattgctgttgttgttgttggataggacagagagaaatggagagaggaggggaagacagagagggggagagaaagacagacacctgcagacctgcttcaccgcctgtgaagcgactcccctgcaggtggggagccggggactcgaaccggggtccttatgccggtccttgcgcttttcgccatgtgtgcttaacccgctgggctaccattCAGAcccctattctattttttaatgatgCATTTATCTCACAGGGGTGAGTCAGAGCAAAACTCTGGCATATGCGGtgatggggcttaaacctggggtcAGATAATTCGTGGTGGTCCATTCCAAGAGTCGTCCAGAAATTGATCATCAGGAGAAAGCCAAGGCTCAGCCCTCAGAAAGGATAGAGAGCACGAGAGGCCACAGGAGTGCCGGAGGTGATGGGGCCATCAGGCATTCCTTCCCCGTGAGGCCCCACGTGCAGATCCACACCTGGCTTTCCAGGCTGAATCAGTCTGGGAGGAACCATCCCAATAACCACTGCAACCACTGTGCTATTCTGGGGACTTTCCGTGTGTATCCTGGCCTCCCTTGGCCAAGTGTTTTGGCTTTAGCTCTCAGGACTGACCTGCACGCTGTCTTCCAGAACCTTCTCAGAACACAATCACTGAGCCCCTGTCTCTGGAGCCAGAGGGTTCTCTCAGCTCTCTCTGTGGTCCAGATGCTCTCTGGCTTTTCTGCACGGTCGCTGGCTTGTGTTCAGAGCGAGGAGGCTCCAGACAGATCTCATGTTCACATGTTCCCAGCATCGAGAGGCAGCCAGCCGTCTGCACATTTCGCGGGGATGGATTTTCCGAGAAGCTCATTAGCTGCCTAATGGCCTGTCGCGGCTCATCCCCAGGGCTTTGGAGAGTCTTATTAGCTGGGCTCTGCTGGTTTCTGTTCGCTCCTTTGTGGGAAGCATTTTACTTCACCTAGTCCGTGGAGACCGAGGCTTTTCCAAATCTCTCCCCTTTGGCAGATGCAGGCAGCAGGAAATCCCCAACACGACGCTGGCAGGAGGTGGCAAAGGGCCACCTGCTGCTCAGCTAAGAGCTGGACTGGCCTGCGAGGTGGCACTGCGGGCAGAGCATTCAACTCAATGCAGAGACTCTATCATGCAGTCGGCCTTTCTTGATTCAGactaagaggaaggagagatgttTCAGGAAAAGGAATGAAGGAGAGTCCTGATGAACTGAACTATCTGAATATGCCGGTAACAGATGCACTTCGGTGCAGAGTTGGGGATTAAAGTATTGATAATGACATAAACCAAAGTGGGAGGGGGGAGTTACTGAGTCTGCAGAAAGAGGATTCACTTACACGGCATGAAATGACGTTACAGTGGGTTATGCTTACAGACTTCCAAATGAAAGCACCAAAACTTAACGAGAAGATAACTCTATTGAGAGGCGAAGAGAAAAACCATTTAGAGAGGAGATAAATTCTCCTGTCCCTCTTAGATGTCACATGTAAGACGTGAGACTGAAGTGTTAAGAGTCAGATACACATATTGCAAACGTACTAGAGAAACAAACAGAATGTgcgtggggccaggcagtggtgcccccggttgagctcacatgttaccaagtgcaaggacctgggttcaagcccctgctccccacctgtcgggaaattgtgaggagcctcacaaggcaccctgcatttttctgccccggtggcgttctctccaacccagggagtacgtgcccgggaagagacacccccacgctagcctggcacccacctgcagcagggaaccttcacagtggagcagggctgtaggtgtctctctgtctctctttccctttctatttcttcctgtcttatcaaattaactAGAATAtgacccacctgggaggctgCATGCCCTGTGTGCACagcttgggttcaaaccctggcaacaCCTGTAAGTGCCACAGAAGCTCTGgttctgtgatctctctctctctctctctctctctctatctctatctctatctctctcttacaCATGAGGTATTTCATTGTACCAAACcaactttctattctttttttacttttttatatatttatttatttatttttcccttttgctgccctttttattgctattgtttttattgttgttgttattgatgttgtcgttgttggctaggacagagagaaatgaagagacgaggggaagacagagagggggagagaaagacacacaagtgcagacctgctttatcttttGTGAAGCAGGcaggtagccaggggctcaaaccgggatctttacacctatccttgcgtctttttttttttttacttttcaccatcaagttacagagagaaagcgagatcACTGTACCCCAAAGCAACCTGGAATCACATTCCCTCAATGTGAAGCACTAGCCCCACTAGGGACACAGCCCGGGTTCCTCTGCTTCTGGTGGGCTTCGAACATTGGCGACTTACACCTTCCCTGagaaggccagggagacagcacaggggaaAGACCTTAGACTTTCCTGGCCCcagagagcccaggttcaaacctaggcaccaccttatgcccaagctgagcagtggcctgatatctctctctctctcatcaaaaataAAGAACTGTTTCTGTAATCTCAAACTAAAACGAGTCTTCCGAAGATGAGGAAACCAAGCCTCTCTCCTCTCACTGTCCCCAGGTCGTGTCCAGAGCCTGAGCAGGACACAGACTTCCTGTTACTGCTCcactctcctcctccaccttccatCAGTCTGGCTCCgtcaaggaaaggaagaaatcactcTTGATGGGTAACATTCTGCGCCAACTCTCGGGCCACGGAGAGCTCAGCGTTCAGAGCCCAGGACTTGGAAGCTTGAGATGCTGGAATGCCCTGGGTgtgtaccagagctgagcagggctcccaACACTCTTTCTTATGAAAATCAGTCAATCAGTCTTTAAGGACAAGTGACAGGTGGCAAAATGTCCAGCCTGGCTCCAGTGCACAGCGGTGAGAGTGTgggcttattctctctctccctctcccgcactcctctctcaatctctctctctctctccctctctacccctctccctctccctccctctctgtctctccctctctctcccccctctctccctctctctctctccccctccccctctctctttccctctccccctctctctccctctccctccctttctctctccctttctctctccctctctctctccctctccctctccccctctctctccctctccccctccctctccctccctttctctctccctctctctctccctctctctctccctctccctctccctccctctccctctttctctctccctctccctctctctctctccctctctctctccctctccatctctccctccctccctctctttccctctccctccctctctctctctccttctccctccctccctctctctccctctctccctctccctccctctctctctccctctctctctctccctctccacccctctctccctccctctctctctctccttctccctccctccctctctctccctctctctccctctctccctctccctccctctctctccctctctccctccctctctctctccctctctctgtcccttactctccccccctccctctccctctctctctctccctctccacccctctctctttccctctccctctccctctcccccctctctcttcccttccctctcaatttctttctatctctatcaaaaataaatataaatacatagctTCTaaaagtggtttacaagattataagacagctgggatatagttccacactgtactgACCGCTGAAGCCATGTCCAGCTCTCACCAGCCAAACCAAAGCTAATGGGCCGTGAAGATAAAACACTTCCTATCCCTACCCCAGATCCCAACGATGCAGGTCAGAGCGCAAGAAAATCAGAGAAAAGAATTTGTCCCCGTAGATAAGAAGAAAGTGGTTTTTGTGTGTAGCCTGTCTACCCGGAAGTCTTGAAGaatccataaaaaaaaagaaatcattaggGGTTATGCAGTTCAGTGTGACGAGTAATTACAGCATCAGATGCTCAGATACCAGTAGTCATCCTGGACAATGGCAAAGCCTCTCAAAGGTGCTTTGGGAAAAGACTCCACTCAGGAGCTCAGCAGGAAAGCTAAGAAACACCGAGGGACAGGAGAAAAATGGTGCCGGTCCTGTGTGGAGAACTCTAGCTGGACAGCTGCATTGCAAATCCCCGGATACAAGAAAGATGCCGACTCTGTCCTTGCTTGGTTTACAAATCTACTGCGATTCTGCCTGCCTGTGGAGTTGCTAGCCTTTGGTGTTCTATTCTTAGATACCTGTGCAGCCTAAATAATTCTGTTTTGAATGCCCGTGAGTGAGATTCTGCTCAGTGAAACCAGCTGTCTGATTCAACCCGGGTCCCGTCTTGTCTTTTGACTGGGTCTCTATCTTCTCATGAACTGGCTCCATCCTCATGGCGACTagttgaaagatgcagaagaaaGGTTTTCCTGGAGGGAGTATCCATCACTGGCCCAGTGGACTGTAGCCCGAGTGAGTTGGGTCAGGATGAGTGGCATTGAGGATGGCAAACGTGATGGCCTCTTTACCACACAGCTGATCACCAGGAATGGCCTCAGTGTACATAACACCCTCACTGAACAAGGCTCTGGAACGTTCCTTTGGGGAAGCTACTGACATAACAATATACTGTGTCTTAATAGTGCCTCTCACTCTCTGTTGTAGAATGGGCCCTCTGCCCCAGAATGTTCAGGCCGTAGTTTCCATGAGGTCCCAGTGAGTTGACCCCCAAACTCTCCCTTCAGATTGATACAAGGGAAGGTCCCCCTTACCCCAGTCTCTgaaatttatgatggctggaccctcacctgccccccttccttctttaattaaaagccgtGGATGTCTGTGTGCTGTTAACCTTCAAACCACCAGCAAAcctcctgattgctcagctgcctccctttccCCCCCTGTTGTCCTAAAGTGGCTACAATTTACCTCCGGAAAAATGTACATCGTAAACCTTATGACCAGACCTTGTGTGGTGACCTTTTACTTATGATCAAACcgtctgttggtcaaaatgtgacCGTGCATTGCGCTCCTCTGTGTCTGCGTTAATGGTGACCTCAGCCTTCCCCGCCTGCCCCCAAGTTAGGGATCTATCTGCCCACCTTTCCTTTCAATAAACAGGTTGCCCACCTTTCCAAAGCCGCTCCTGGAGTTAAATGAATCTGACATTCTCTCCGCACACTTTGCCCCCAACACACAGAGTTACCCCGGGACTCCCTGGAGAGCCGCTCTGACCCTGGATCCTTGTGGCCTGGGGGGCAGGGAACCCAGAGCGGCCTAACATTCAGTTCCTAACATCTTCTCATCCATCTTGCCAGAGGGGTGTCATCGCCACGCAGATGGGAAGAAGACCAGCAGCTCAAAGTAGGGAGGCCCCCTGAGCTCAGGTGGCCAGCCTCTGTGTCGAAGATGAATCTAGTCCCAAGCCTCCAACTGCCGCCTAAGTTTGATGAGCagagccaaccccccccccctcagccCAAGGTGTGTGGTAGAAAAGCCCATGATATATCTCTTAGCAGGCTAGGTCTGTGCGTGCCTGCGGCTTGCACAGCCCATAGCCTAATTAGTCTGCAGAGCCGACAATGCTTGTAACATCTCAGACTCTAACTGGTGTCTGTGGATGCCACAATGCCTGCACCAGGACGCTCAGCTGGAGCCAGACAGACACCTTATGTGACTGAGGAGGTGCAGACCTGTTTTAGCCTCTGCAGCCGGGTACCTGCTAAGGTATTAGTGAGGTACCAAGGAAGGTATTAGTGAGGAGGAACCTTGAAATATCACTGTAAGCTTGTCAGAAGAGATTTGGGGGCTTTGCTAttcagtatctttttaaaatatttgtatttatttattattggatagagactaagagaaaatgagaggagagagggagagagacagagacacctgcagcccgacttcaccacttgtgaagctttccccctgcaggtggggaccaggggcttgaacctgcgtccttgtgtggTGTaaggtgagtgcttaaccaggtgcgccactgcctggccctgatccTCAACCCCAGGGCATCTTCTGGATCATTGGAAGCCTGGGATATAAGGAGCGGAGGTTCCTGGGCACCCCACTAGCTAAGAGGTTCCCTGTGCACCACCCACACCCCCAGATTATGGTAAAAGTGGAGGGAAAGCAGACACAAGTCAGTGCACATCTGAACTCCATTTTATTACAACATCAAGGAAAAGAGTGACCTTCCAGAGGGGGCATGAGGCTGCTGCAGAgacatggggacatggggacTGAGCAGCTCATTGGAGCTGTCTACACCTTCGGAGAGGGCATAAATAACACGGGTACATGCATGGGAGGAGGCTGCGGGTATGAGTGAGTGCTGGGAGCGGATGGTTTCTCTCCAGGGCATTGCTGTCTTAATTTCTCCAGGGATGACGGTGGCCTTGGGGGTCTCAAGGCAGATGCAAGCCATCCCAGCTAGGACTGAGAGCCAGCCTTTTTCTTCTGGAATTTTCTGAACTGGGACTGAATGGCCACGGCTGCACGTTCTGTCTCTGGGGCGTCCATGTCGATATCAAACTCCTCTTGAACTTTCTTCTGCCCGTCTGcagggagaaacacacacacacacacacacacacagagagagagattactcCCAGTGAACAGATTACTCCCACAGAGCAGATGTGAAACAGAGCCCCCAAAATGGTatgttcttaaaataaataataacatcaaaataaataaataaataaataaaactgtactaaaacaaaaagagagagaaggagaaacattggCCAGTGGAGGCAAGGAGTGAGCTATTATGCTTATCCTTCcttgtctttctctattttctatataaacttgccatttatttatttattttttaaatatttatttattcccttttgttgcccttgttgttttattgttatagttattattgatgtcgttgttgttggctaggacagagagaaatggagagaggaggggaagacagagagggggagagaaagacagacacctgcagacctgcttcaccgcctgtgaagcgactcccctgcaggtggggagccgggggctctaaccaggatccttacgctggtccttgcgctttgtacaaCCTGcccctaacctgctgcgctacggcctgactccctgtttatttatttatttatttatttatttatttatttattatgggatagagacagagatattgagagaggagcaggagacagagagggagagagatagagagacacctgcagcctcgcatcaccactcaagaagctttccccctgcaggtcaagacttgagcctggatctttgcacactataatgcgtgcactcaaccaggcgtaccaccacccagcctcccttctttctttcttaattataGTTTTACTCCTGTTTCAACAGATACTCAAACTGCTTTAAATATCAACCAGTAGATACTCAGGAGACCAAGACTTTCATCTTAATAATGTGGGTGTTAACTAGTTTCCCTCTGCCAGTGCTGGTTACAATTAGTATTCAGAAGACCAATGTTGTGTGTGTTAGCAATACAGATGCTAACTAGATGCTCACTAGTTTCCCTCTGCCAGTGCTGGGTTACAGACATCAGCAAAGCTACTGCCCAGTATACAGTACACAGCACTCACCCCACCCCCTAAGGGCAGACTACCCCAGCCTCCAGTTTGCCAAGGAAAATTCAGCCCACCCTTTTCTGACCAGCCCAGACTCGACCTGCCTGAACAGGGGCCAGCTAACCTGGGAACCAACCTCAACACCTCTGTGGTTATAAACAGGCTCGCAGCCTCAACGAAGTGGATGCAGGTGGGCTGGCCGGGTCCCAGGTAAACACTAAACACACTCCAGGAAGAAAAATCctctcatggggccaggtggtggcacacctggttgagcacacatgctacaatgtgcaaagacacgggttcaagccctcagcccccacctgtgggggtgtgggggtggggtgggtggggagcatcacgagtgctgaagcagggctgcaagtgtctctctctctctctctccctct
Coding sequences within:
- the PCP4 gene encoding calmodulin regulator protein PCP4, translating into RQGAGATNGKDKTSGENDGQKKVQEEFDIDMDAPETERAAVAIQSQFRKFQKKKAGSQS